One genomic segment of Oenanthe melanoleuca isolate GR-GAL-2019-014 chromosome 5, OMel1.0, whole genome shotgun sequence includes these proteins:
- the SSH3 gene encoding protein phosphatase Slingshot homolog 3 isoform X2: MALVTVRRAGGSAGGPAEEDAPRRGQLQRRQSFVMVKGAARLLPAEEPPPAEPPAAEPPWQAPGQQEQHLHLMMQLLRPQDAIRLAVRLESVQPRRVRYLLVVRPEEAGAEAETALLGVDFSHEGATRCTLGMVLPLWSDTQVFLDGDGGFSVTSGGQTRIFKPISVQTMWAALQELHLACEDAARGGHIPGGPALAWARGYATALGSEQSCLNEWLAMADLESVRPASPTALRPAVLELSEQAVRALLREVMAAADLENVTSKEVREELERRTGHSLAEHKDFIDNEMLLVLAQMDRPSRVFPHLFLGSEWNAANLEELQQNKVTHILNVAREIDNFFPALFTYMNVRVYDEEAAELLPHWNDTFLFLSRVRAAGGRALVHCRMGLSRSAATVLAYAMKEFGWPLERALRHVRHCRPGVLPNPGFMRQLDFYEGILSARSVAAGTAACGSPGRPSRRRTPRRTRRGTRAGCPRCPPRCPPRCPPRWRPRSPPRRRQLLGGCWGLPGAPASPCAPSCGVSACWRPPSSWGSPWPRRCSRPRRKQRVHRRGHGPRPARAGWCARPAWMAAPPRCVTTSMVTATPRHLATLTAMNPLLNLGGMAQRLLAAIATRGREWPTAGGVASGRRAPPTPRPHAEAGRCFCLSATRTDTYTTPALAIKCGNAAPHGLVTLSTWKVGVLSVGTRVNALGAPGGHGNSAAPCCAARRKLQLPATFARKQLPGCHGNRRGLGRDWRLDWNQEWNWCWKRNQGSPEA, from the exons aTGGCGCTGGTGACGgtgcggcgggcggggggctcCGCCGGGGGCCCCGCG GAGGAAGATGCTCCCAGACGTGGCCAACTGCAGCGACG GCAGAGCTTCGTCATGGTCAAGGGGGCAGCGCGGCTGCTGCCGGCAGAGGAGCCGCCCCCGGCCGAGCCCCCCGCGGCCGAGCCCCCCTGGCAGGCCCcgggacagcaggagcagcacctgcacctCATGATGCAGCTGCTGCGCCCCCAGGACGCCATTCGGCTG GCGGTGCGGCTGGAGTCAGTGCAGCCGCGGCGGGTGCGGTACCTGCTGGTGGTGCGGCCGGAGGAGGCGGGAGCTGAGGCGGAGACGGCGCTGCTGGGTGTGGATTTCTCCCACGAGGG ggCCACCCGCTGCACTCTGGGCATGGTGCTGCCCCTCTGGAGCGACACCCAGGTGTTCCTCGACGGCGACGG GGGTTTCAGCGTGACATCGGGGGGACAGACACGCATCTTCAAGCCCATCTCTGTGCAGACCATGTG GGCCGCGCTGCAAGAGCTGCACCTGGCCTGCGAGGACGCGGCCCGCGGCGGGCACATCCCCGGAGGCCCCGCGCTGGCCTGGGCCCGCGGCTACGCGACAGCGCTGGGCTcggagcagagctgcctcaaCGAGTGGCTGGCCATGGCTGACCTCGAGTCCGTGCGCCCCGCCTCGCCCACAGCCCTGCG GCCGGCCGTGCTGGAGCTGTCGGAGCAGGCGGTGCGGGCGCTGCTGCGGGAGGTGATGGCCGCTGCCGACCTGGAGAACGTCACCTCCAAGGAG GTGCGGGAGGAGCTGGAGCGGCGCACGGGACACAGCCTGGCCGAGCACAAAGATTTCATCGACAACGagatgctgctggtgctggcgCAGATGGATCGGCCTTCCCGTGTCTTCCCGCACCTGTTCCTG GGCTCCGAGTGGAACGCAGCCaacctggaggagctgcagcagaataA GGTCACCCACATCCTGAATGTGGCGCGGGAGATCGACAACTTCTTCCCGGCGCTGTTCACGTACATGAACGTGCGAGTGTACGACGAGGAGGCGGCCGAGCTCCTGCCCCACTGGAACGacaccttcctcttcctctcccgCGTCCG GGCGGCGGGAGGCCGGGCGCTGGTGCACTGCCGGATGGGGCTGAGCCGCTCGGCCGCCACGGTGCTGGCCTACGCCATGAAGGAGTTCGGGTGGCCCCTGGAGCGGGCGCTGCGGCACGTCCGGCACTGCCGGCCCGGTGTCCTGCCCAATCCCGGCTTCATGCGCCAGCTCGACTTCTACGAGGGCATCCTGAGTGCCAG GTCTGTGGCAGCCggcacagcagcctgtgggaGCCCCGGCCGGCCGAGCAGGCGCCGCACCCCGAGGAGGACACGGCGAGGGACACGAGCGGGCTGTCCTCGCTGTCCTCCTCGCTGTCCTCCTCGCTGTCCTCCCCGCTGGCGTCCCCGCAGCCCTCcgaggaggaggcagctgctggggggctgctgggggcttCCCGGCGCCCCCGCATCTCCCTGTGCTCCGTCATGCGGAGTATCAGCCTGCTGGAGACCCCCgagcagctgggggagcccCTGGCCGAGGAG GTGTTCGAGGCCGCGGAGGAAGCAGAGGGTCCATCGCCGAGGTCACGGCCCTCGTCCCGCCCGCGCGGGGTGGTGCGCCAGGCCAGCCTGGatggcggccccgccccgctgtGTGACCACATCCATGGTGACGGCCACACCCAGGCACCTGGCCACGCTCACAGCGATGAACCCACTCCTTAATTTGGGAGGCATGGCACAGCGCCTCCTCGCTGCCATAGCAACAAGGGGACGGGAGTGGCCTACGGCCGGGGGCGTGGCCAGCGGCCGGCGCGCCCCGCCCACGCCCCGCCCGCACGCTGAGGCTGGGAGGTGCTTCTGCCTCAGCGCCACACGCACAGACACCTACACCACTCCTGCACTGGCAATAAAGTGTGGAAATGCAGCTCCTCATGGCCTTGTGACCCTGAGCACCTGGAAGGTTGGGGTGCTGTCAGTAGGGACTAGAGTGAACGCTTTGGGGGCACCGGGCGGTCACGGGAATTCAGCGGCGCCATGTTGTGCGGCACGGAGGAAACTACAACTCCCGGCGACCTTTGCGCGAAAACAACTTCCGGGTTGCCACGGCAACCGTCGCGGCCTAGGCCGGGACTGGCGCCTAGACTGGAATCAGGAGTGGAATTGGTGCTGGAAGAGGAACCAAGGGAGTCCCGAGGCCTGA
- the LOC130253388 gene encoding glycine N-acyltransferase-like protein 3, producing MSQSVPAEHPFPGGPRAGPVPSVQQDGPCPLPPKAGSTRWPVTAGGNHCHRVPHRLQTPTPGPRGTGRPRTVAGTMKILTCPAQLQRLEGILRKSLPFALPVFGAVLNINRGNPGQYEVLVDKWPEFGAVLARPSGEVPVNDGYWNTQAAFYRDLGAYRALVETPGCLPWNAAFTLIGLQDGVTTVSQDLAGRKGVELDIVEYYCYWHPDPSTMPEPRPAPGVRLGSLSPSHADLLNDTWPYGGNARSRRYLAELLVRFPQVCLQDSSGQPVAWVLTDHFGTGTHSYTLPEHRRHGHMQVALTVAAQRAHARGFPTFGHTALRNRPMQQLQELLGNRRLPGVCRYILHNPGLDKDGP from the exons aTGTCCCAGAGTGTCCCAGCTGAGCACCCGTTCCCAggtggccccagggctggcccGGTGCCCAGTGTTCAGCAGGATGGACCCTGCCCGCTGCCCCCCAAGGCAGGGAGCACTCGCTGGCCCGTGACAGCTGGTGGTAACCATTGTCACCGAGTGCCACACAGGCTCCAGACTCCCACTCCAGGGCCCCGCGGAACCGGCAGACCCAGGACTGTTGCAGG GACAATGAAGATCCTGAcatgcccagcccagctgcagcgCCTGGAGGGGATCCTGAGGAAGAGCCTGCCCTTTGCCCTGCCG GTCTTCGGGGCAGTGCTGAACATCAACCGGGGCAACCCTGGCCAGTATGAGGTGCTGGTGGACAAGTGGCCCGAATTCGGCGCAGTGCTGGCCCGGCCCAGTGGAGAG GTGCCGGTGAACGACGGCTACTGGAACACGCAGGCAGCGTTTTACCGGGACCTGGGAGCGTACCGGGCACTGGTGGAGACACCCGGGTGCCTGCCCTGGAACGCCGCCTTCACCCTCATCG ggctACAGGATGGGGTGACCACGGTGTCCCAGGacctggcagggaggaagggtGTGGAGCTGGACATTGTCGAGTACTACTGCTACTGGCACCCTGACCCCAGCACCATGCCCGAGCCCCG GCCAGCCCCCGGGGTGCGCTTGGGCTCCCTGAGCCCCTCGCACGCGGACCTGCTCAACGACACCTGGCCCTACGGGGGGAACGCCCGCAGCCGGCGCTACCTGGCCGAGCTTTTGGTGCGCTTCCCGCAAGTctgcctgcaggacagcagcGGGCAGCCCGTGGCCTGGGTGCTGACGGATCATTTCGGGACGGGCACGCACAGCTACACCCTGCCCGAGCACCGGCGGCACGGGCACATGCAGGTGGCGCTGACGGTGGCGGCGCAGCGGGCGCACGCCCGCGGGTTCCCCACCTTCGGGCACACGGCGCTGCGGAACCGGCccatgcagcagctgcaggagctgctgggcaaCCGGCGCCTGCCCGGGGTCTGCCGCTACATCCTGCACAATCCCGGCCTGGACAAGGACGGGCCCTGA
- the SSH3 gene encoding protein phosphatase Slingshot homolog 3 isoform X3: MWGPEGSGAPGTCRSEGRRSWSPGCGVSVAGGAVPRQDVPGAVPAPAPAPVPDRAGQRRPFLLRRGGAAGHGAGDGAAGGGLRRGPRGGRCSQTWPTAATSFVMVKGAARLLPAEEPPPAEPPAAEPPWQAPGQQEQHLHLMMQLLRPQDAIRLAVRLESVQPRRVRYLLVVRPEEAGAEAETALLGVDFSHEGATRCTLGMVLPLWSDTQVFLDGDGGFSVTSGGQTRIFKPISVQTMWAALQELHLACEDAARGGHIPGGPALAWARGYATALGSEQSCLNEWLAMADLESVRPASPTALRPAVLELSEQAVRALLREVMAAADLENVTSKEVREELERRTGHSLAEHKDFIDNEMLLVLAQMDRPSRVFPHLFLGSEWNAANLEELQQNKVTHILNVAREIDNFFPALFTYMNVRVYDEEAAELLPHWNDTFLFLSRVRAAGGRALVHCRMGLSRSAATVLAYAMKEFGWPLERALRHVRHCRPGVLPNPGFMRQLDFYEGILSASRHSSLWEPRPAEQAPHPEEDTARDTSGLSSLSSSLSSSLSSPLASPQPSEEEAAAGGLLGASRRPRISLCSVMRSISLLETPEQLGEPLAEEVFEAAEEAEGPSPRSRPSSRPRGVVRQASLDGGPAPLCDHIHGDGHTQAPGHAHSDEPTP, from the exons ATGTGGGGCCCAGAGGGCTCCGGGGCACCGGGGACGTGCCGCTCTGAGGGACGGCGATCTTGGAGTCCCGGCTGCGGCGTTTCCGTGGCGGGGGGAGCCGTGCCGCGCCAGGACGTGCCCGGGGCCGtgcccgctcccgctcccgctcccgttcccgaccgggcggggcagcggcggcccTTCCTGCTGCGgaggggcggcgcggcggggcaTGGCGCTGGTGACGgtgcggcgggcggggggctcCGCCGGGGGCCCCGCG GAGGAAGATGCTCCCAGACGTGGCCAACTGCAGCGACG AGCTTCGTCATGGTCAAGGGGGCAGCGCGGCTGCTGCCGGCAGAGGAGCCGCCCCCGGCCGAGCCCCCCGCGGCCGAGCCCCCCTGGCAGGCCCcgggacagcaggagcagcacctgcacctCATGATGCAGCTGCTGCGCCCCCAGGACGCCATTCGGCTG GCGGTGCGGCTGGAGTCAGTGCAGCCGCGGCGGGTGCGGTACCTGCTGGTGGTGCGGCCGGAGGAGGCGGGAGCTGAGGCGGAGACGGCGCTGCTGGGTGTGGATTTCTCCCACGAGGG ggCCACCCGCTGCACTCTGGGCATGGTGCTGCCCCTCTGGAGCGACACCCAGGTGTTCCTCGACGGCGACGG GGGTTTCAGCGTGACATCGGGGGGACAGACACGCATCTTCAAGCCCATCTCTGTGCAGACCATGTG GGCCGCGCTGCAAGAGCTGCACCTGGCCTGCGAGGACGCGGCCCGCGGCGGGCACATCCCCGGAGGCCCCGCGCTGGCCTGGGCCCGCGGCTACGCGACAGCGCTGGGCTcggagcagagctgcctcaaCGAGTGGCTGGCCATGGCTGACCTCGAGTCCGTGCGCCCCGCCTCGCCCACAGCCCTGCG GCCGGCCGTGCTGGAGCTGTCGGAGCAGGCGGTGCGGGCGCTGCTGCGGGAGGTGATGGCCGCTGCCGACCTGGAGAACGTCACCTCCAAGGAG GTGCGGGAGGAGCTGGAGCGGCGCACGGGACACAGCCTGGCCGAGCACAAAGATTTCATCGACAACGagatgctgctggtgctggcgCAGATGGATCGGCCTTCCCGTGTCTTCCCGCACCTGTTCCTG GGCTCCGAGTGGAACGCAGCCaacctggaggagctgcagcagaataA GGTCACCCACATCCTGAATGTGGCGCGGGAGATCGACAACTTCTTCCCGGCGCTGTTCACGTACATGAACGTGCGAGTGTACGACGAGGAGGCGGCCGAGCTCCTGCCCCACTGGAACGacaccttcctcttcctctcccgCGTCCG GGCGGCGGGAGGCCGGGCGCTGGTGCACTGCCGGATGGGGCTGAGCCGCTCGGCCGCCACGGTGCTGGCCTACGCCATGAAGGAGTTCGGGTGGCCCCTGGAGCGGGCGCTGCGGCACGTCCGGCACTGCCGGCCCGGTGTCCTGCCCAATCCCGGCTTCATGCGCCAGCTCGACTTCTACGAGGGCATCCTGAGTGCCAG CCggcacagcagcctgtgggaGCCCCGGCCGGCCGAGCAGGCGCCGCACCCCGAGGAGGACACGGCGAGGGACACGAGCGGGCTGTCCTCGCTGTCCTCCTCGCTGTCCTCCTCGCTGTCCTCCCCGCTGGCGTCCCCGCAGCCCTCcgaggaggaggcagctgctggggggctgctgggggcttCCCGGCGCCCCCGCATCTCCCTGTGCTCCGTCATGCGGAGTATCAGCCTGCTGGAGACCCCCgagcagctgggggagcccCTGGCCGAGGAG GTGTTCGAGGCCGCGGAGGAAGCAGAGGGTCCATCGCCGAGGTCACGGCCCTCGTCCCGCCCGCGCGGGGTGGTGCGCCAGGCCAGCCTGGatggcggccccgccccgctgtGTGACCACATCCATGGTGACGGCCACACCCAGGCACCTGGCCACGCTCACAGCGATGAACCCACTCCTTAA
- the POLD4 gene encoding DNA polymerase delta subunit 4, translating into MSRRAMEQPRRITDSFPRRRGPGRPPGRLKDKSKKDKDKDKVQVKVRDCPRAPSQPPPDPALLEMLRRFDLSWEYGPCTGITRLQRWERAQELGLSPPGPVRDALLEHRDNPDVTYSLWHDYEL; encoded by the exons ATGTCGCGCAGGGCCATGGAGCAGCCCCGGCGCATCACCGACTCCTTcccgcggcggcggggcccggggcggcCCCCGGGCAGGCTCAAGGACAAGAGCaagaaggacaaggacaaggacaaagTGCAGGTGAAGGTGCGGGACTGTCCCCGCGCCCCCTCGCAGCCTCCCCCGGACCCGGCGCTCCTGGAGATGTTGCGGCGCTTCGACCTCTCCTGGGAATACGGACCTTGCACCG GGATCACCCGCCTGCAGCGCTGGGAGcgggcacaggagctgggattgAGCCCCCCCGGCCCCGTCCGTGACGCCCTCCTGGAGCACCGGGACAACCCCGATGTCACCTACAG CCTCTGGCACGACTACGAGCTCTGA
- the SSH3 gene encoding protein phosphatase Slingshot homolog 3 isoform X1, with protein MWGPEGSGAPGTCRSEGRRSWSPGCGVSVAGGAVPRQDVPGAVPAPAPAPVPDRAGQRRPFLLRRGGAAGHGAGDGAAGGGLRRGPRGGRCSQTWPTAATSFVMVKGAARLLPAEEPPPAEPPAAEPPWQAPGQQEQHLHLMMQLLRPQDAIRLAVRLESVQPRRVRYLLVVRPEEAGAEAETALLGVDFSHEGATRCTLGMVLPLWSDTQVFLDGDGGFSVTSGGQTRIFKPISVQTMWAALQELHLACEDAARGGHIPGGPALAWARGYATALGSEQSCLNEWLAMADLESVRPASPTALRPAVLELSEQAVRALLREVMAAADLENVTSKEVREELERRTGHSLAEHKDFIDNEMLLVLAQMDRPSRVFPHLFLGSEWNAANLEELQQNKVTHILNVAREIDNFFPALFTYMNVRVYDEEAAELLPHWNDTFLFLSRVRAAGGRALVHCRMGLSRSAATVLAYAMKEFGWPLERALRHVRHCRPGVLPNPGFMRQLDFYEGILSARSVAAGTAACGSPGRPSRRRTPRRTRRGTRAGCPRCPPRCPPRCPPRWRPRSPPRRRQLLGGCWGLPGAPASPCAPSCGVSACWRPPSSWGSPWPRRCSRPRRKQRVHRRGHGPRPARAGWCARPAWMAAPPRCVTTSMVTATPRHLATLTAMNPLLNLGGMAQRLLAAIATRGREWPTAGGVASGRRAPPTPRPHAEAGRCFCLSATRTDTYTTPALAIKCGNAAPHGLVTLSTWKVGVLSVGTRVNALGAPGGHGNSAAPCCAARRKLQLPATFARKQLPGCHGNRRGLGRDWRLDWNQEWNWCWKRNQGSPEA; from the exons ATGTGGGGCCCAGAGGGCTCCGGGGCACCGGGGACGTGCCGCTCTGAGGGACGGCGATCTTGGAGTCCCGGCTGCGGCGTTTCCGTGGCGGGGGGAGCCGTGCCGCGCCAGGACGTGCCCGGGGCCGtgcccgctcccgctcccgctcccgttcccgaccgggcggggcagcggcggcccTTCCTGCTGCGgaggggcggcgcggcggggcaTGGCGCTGGTGACGgtgcggcgggcggggggctcCGCCGGGGGCCCCGCG GAGGAAGATGCTCCCAGACGTGGCCAACTGCAGCGACG AGCTTCGTCATGGTCAAGGGGGCAGCGCGGCTGCTGCCGGCAGAGGAGCCGCCCCCGGCCGAGCCCCCCGCGGCCGAGCCCCCCTGGCAGGCCCcgggacagcaggagcagcacctgcacctCATGATGCAGCTGCTGCGCCCCCAGGACGCCATTCGGCTG GCGGTGCGGCTGGAGTCAGTGCAGCCGCGGCGGGTGCGGTACCTGCTGGTGGTGCGGCCGGAGGAGGCGGGAGCTGAGGCGGAGACGGCGCTGCTGGGTGTGGATTTCTCCCACGAGGG ggCCACCCGCTGCACTCTGGGCATGGTGCTGCCCCTCTGGAGCGACACCCAGGTGTTCCTCGACGGCGACGG GGGTTTCAGCGTGACATCGGGGGGACAGACACGCATCTTCAAGCCCATCTCTGTGCAGACCATGTG GGCCGCGCTGCAAGAGCTGCACCTGGCCTGCGAGGACGCGGCCCGCGGCGGGCACATCCCCGGAGGCCCCGCGCTGGCCTGGGCCCGCGGCTACGCGACAGCGCTGGGCTcggagcagagctgcctcaaCGAGTGGCTGGCCATGGCTGACCTCGAGTCCGTGCGCCCCGCCTCGCCCACAGCCCTGCG GCCGGCCGTGCTGGAGCTGTCGGAGCAGGCGGTGCGGGCGCTGCTGCGGGAGGTGATGGCCGCTGCCGACCTGGAGAACGTCACCTCCAAGGAG GTGCGGGAGGAGCTGGAGCGGCGCACGGGACACAGCCTGGCCGAGCACAAAGATTTCATCGACAACGagatgctgctggtgctggcgCAGATGGATCGGCCTTCCCGTGTCTTCCCGCACCTGTTCCTG GGCTCCGAGTGGAACGCAGCCaacctggaggagctgcagcagaataA GGTCACCCACATCCTGAATGTGGCGCGGGAGATCGACAACTTCTTCCCGGCGCTGTTCACGTACATGAACGTGCGAGTGTACGACGAGGAGGCGGCCGAGCTCCTGCCCCACTGGAACGacaccttcctcttcctctcccgCGTCCG GGCGGCGGGAGGCCGGGCGCTGGTGCACTGCCGGATGGGGCTGAGCCGCTCGGCCGCCACGGTGCTGGCCTACGCCATGAAGGAGTTCGGGTGGCCCCTGGAGCGGGCGCTGCGGCACGTCCGGCACTGCCGGCCCGGTGTCCTGCCCAATCCCGGCTTCATGCGCCAGCTCGACTTCTACGAGGGCATCCTGAGTGCCAG GTCTGTGGCAGCCggcacagcagcctgtgggaGCCCCGGCCGGCCGAGCAGGCGCCGCACCCCGAGGAGGACACGGCGAGGGACACGAGCGGGCTGTCCTCGCTGTCCTCCTCGCTGTCCTCCTCGCTGTCCTCCCCGCTGGCGTCCCCGCAGCCCTCcgaggaggaggcagctgctggggggctgctgggggcttCCCGGCGCCCCCGCATCTCCCTGTGCTCCGTCATGCGGAGTATCAGCCTGCTGGAGACCCCCgagcagctgggggagcccCTGGCCGAGGAG GTGTTCGAGGCCGCGGAGGAAGCAGAGGGTCCATCGCCGAGGTCACGGCCCTCGTCCCGCCCGCGCGGGGTGGTGCGCCAGGCCAGCCTGGatggcggccccgccccgctgtGTGACCACATCCATGGTGACGGCCACACCCAGGCACCTGGCCACGCTCACAGCGATGAACCCACTCCTTAATTTGGGAGGCATGGCACAGCGCCTCCTCGCTGCCATAGCAACAAGGGGACGGGAGTGGCCTACGGCCGGGGGCGTGGCCAGCGGCCGGCGCGCCCCGCCCACGCCCCGCCCGCACGCTGAGGCTGGGAGGTGCTTCTGCCTCAGCGCCACACGCACAGACACCTACACCACTCCTGCACTGGCAATAAAGTGTGGAAATGCAGCTCCTCATGGCCTTGTGACCCTGAGCACCTGGAAGGTTGGGGTGCTGTCAGTAGGGACTAGAGTGAACGCTTTGGGGGCACCGGGCGGTCACGGGAATTCAGCGGCGCCATGTTGTGCGGCACGGAGGAAACTACAACTCCCGGCGACCTTTGCGCGAAAACAACTTCCGGGTTGCCACGGCAACCGTCGCGGCCTAGGCCGGGACTGGCGCCTAGACTGGAATCAGGAGTGGAATTGGTGCTGGAAGAGGAACCAAGGGAGTCCCGAGGCCTGA
- the SSH3 gene encoding protein phosphatase Slingshot homolog 3 isoform X4 yields MALVTVRRAGGSAGGPAEEDAPRRGQLQRRQSFVMVKGAARLLPAEEPPPAEPPAAEPPWQAPGQQEQHLHLMMQLLRPQDAIRLAVRLESVQPRRVRYLLVVRPEEAGAEAETALLGVDFSHEGATRCTLGMVLPLWSDTQVFLDGDGGFSVTSGGQTRIFKPISVQTMWAALQELHLACEDAARGGHIPGGPALAWARGYATALGSEQSCLNEWLAMADLESVRPASPTALRPAVLELSEQAVRALLREVMAAADLENVTSKEVREELERRTGHSLAEHKDFIDNEMLLVLAQMDRPSRVFPHLFLGSEWNAANLEELQQNKVTHILNVAREIDNFFPALFTYMNVRVYDEEAAELLPHWNDTFLFLSRVRAAGGRALVHCRMGLSRSAATVLAYAMKEFGWPLERALRHVRHCRPGVLPNPGFMRQLDFYEGILSASRHSSLWEPRPAEQAPHPEEDTARDTSGLSSLSSSLSSSLSSPLASPQPSEEEAAAGGLLGASRRPRISLCSVMRSISLLETPEQLGEPLAEEVFEAAEEAEGPSPRSRPSSRPRGVVRQASLDGGPAPLCDHIHGDGHTQAPGHAHSDEPTP; encoded by the exons aTGGCGCTGGTGACGgtgcggcgggcggggggctcCGCCGGGGGCCCCGCG GAGGAAGATGCTCCCAGACGTGGCCAACTGCAGCGACG GCAGAGCTTCGTCATGGTCAAGGGGGCAGCGCGGCTGCTGCCGGCAGAGGAGCCGCCCCCGGCCGAGCCCCCCGCGGCCGAGCCCCCCTGGCAGGCCCcgggacagcaggagcagcacctgcacctCATGATGCAGCTGCTGCGCCCCCAGGACGCCATTCGGCTG GCGGTGCGGCTGGAGTCAGTGCAGCCGCGGCGGGTGCGGTACCTGCTGGTGGTGCGGCCGGAGGAGGCGGGAGCTGAGGCGGAGACGGCGCTGCTGGGTGTGGATTTCTCCCACGAGGG ggCCACCCGCTGCACTCTGGGCATGGTGCTGCCCCTCTGGAGCGACACCCAGGTGTTCCTCGACGGCGACGG GGGTTTCAGCGTGACATCGGGGGGACAGACACGCATCTTCAAGCCCATCTCTGTGCAGACCATGTG GGCCGCGCTGCAAGAGCTGCACCTGGCCTGCGAGGACGCGGCCCGCGGCGGGCACATCCCCGGAGGCCCCGCGCTGGCCTGGGCCCGCGGCTACGCGACAGCGCTGGGCTcggagcagagctgcctcaaCGAGTGGCTGGCCATGGCTGACCTCGAGTCCGTGCGCCCCGCCTCGCCCACAGCCCTGCG GCCGGCCGTGCTGGAGCTGTCGGAGCAGGCGGTGCGGGCGCTGCTGCGGGAGGTGATGGCCGCTGCCGACCTGGAGAACGTCACCTCCAAGGAG GTGCGGGAGGAGCTGGAGCGGCGCACGGGACACAGCCTGGCCGAGCACAAAGATTTCATCGACAACGagatgctgctggtgctggcgCAGATGGATCGGCCTTCCCGTGTCTTCCCGCACCTGTTCCTG GGCTCCGAGTGGAACGCAGCCaacctggaggagctgcagcagaataA GGTCACCCACATCCTGAATGTGGCGCGGGAGATCGACAACTTCTTCCCGGCGCTGTTCACGTACATGAACGTGCGAGTGTACGACGAGGAGGCGGCCGAGCTCCTGCCCCACTGGAACGacaccttcctcttcctctcccgCGTCCG GGCGGCGGGAGGCCGGGCGCTGGTGCACTGCCGGATGGGGCTGAGCCGCTCGGCCGCCACGGTGCTGGCCTACGCCATGAAGGAGTTCGGGTGGCCCCTGGAGCGGGCGCTGCGGCACGTCCGGCACTGCCGGCCCGGTGTCCTGCCCAATCCCGGCTTCATGCGCCAGCTCGACTTCTACGAGGGCATCCTGAGTGCCAG CCggcacagcagcctgtgggaGCCCCGGCCGGCCGAGCAGGCGCCGCACCCCGAGGAGGACACGGCGAGGGACACGAGCGGGCTGTCCTCGCTGTCCTCCTCGCTGTCCTCCTCGCTGTCCTCCCCGCTGGCGTCCCCGCAGCCCTCcgaggaggaggcagctgctggggggctgctgggggcttCCCGGCGCCCCCGCATCTCCCTGTGCTCCGTCATGCGGAGTATCAGCCTGCTGGAGACCCCCgagcagctgggggagcccCTGGCCGAGGAG GTGTTCGAGGCCGCGGAGGAAGCAGAGGGTCCATCGCCGAGGTCACGGCCCTCGTCCCGCCCGCGCGGGGTGGTGCGCCAGGCCAGCCTGGatggcggccccgccccgctgtGTGACCACATCCATGGTGACGGCCACACCCAGGCACCTGGCCACGCTCACAGCGATGAACCCACTCCTTAA